In Bifidobacterium scardovii JCM 12489 = DSM 13734, the genomic stretch GGTTCGCTGTCCCCGCAGTGGGTGGTCGAGCAGCTGTCGAAGAAGGCCGATCCGTCCACGATCTGGGTGTCCGGCGTGGGCCAGCACCAGATGTGGGCCGCGCAGCTGGTCGATTTCGAAAAGCCGCATTCGTGGATCTCCTCGGGCGGCCTCGGCACCATGGGATTCGGCCTGCCGGCGGCCATCGGCGCCTCCATCGGCTCCGAGCGCGATTTCCAGGGCAAGAAGCCGGTGTGGCTGATCGACGGCGACGGTTCGTTCCAGATGACATCCGAGGAGCTGGCGGCAGCCTTCCTCGACCACGCGCCGGTGAAGATCGCGATTCTCAACAACTCCGTCTACGGCATGGTGCGCCAGTGGCAGACGCTGTTCTACGAGCACCACTACTCGGCCACGAACCTGCTGGACGGCGAGGCGAAGGAGGGCGGCGAGTTCTTCGACGTGCCCGACTTCGTGAAGCTGGCCGAGGCGTACGGGTGCGTCGGCATGCGCGCGTTCACCGAGGACGAGGCGATCGCCGCGATAGACAAGGCGAACGAGATCGACGACCGCCCGGTGCTCATCGACTTCCGCGTGTGGAAGGACGCGATGGTGTGGCCGATGGTCGCGGCCGGCGCGTCCAACGACGACGTCACGTACCGCCCCGGAACCCAGCCGCTGCATCCGAACGGCGCGCCGGCCGACGATTCCGCCGACGCCTCCAGCAACGCGAGCTTCTGAGGGTCTTCGAGGGTTAAGGAGAATACTGCAATGGCAAATTATCCCGCAACGCAGCCCGGATCCACGCGGCACACGCTGTCCGTGCTGGTGGAGAACCGCCCCGGCGTGCTGGCGCGCATCGCCGGCCTGTTCGCCCGCCGCGCGTTCAACATCGATTCCCTGTCCGTCTCCCCCACCGAGCGCCCCGACATCTCGCGCGTGACCGTGACCGCCGAAGTGGACGACGTGCCGCTCGAGCAGATCATCAAGCAGCTCAACAAGCTGCTGCATGTGCTCAAGATCGTCGACCTCGACCCGGCGACCACCGTGGAGCGCGAGCTGGTGCTCATCAAGGTGGCGGCCGACGAGTCGAACCGCTCCGACGTGCTGGAGATCGTGCGCCTGTTCCGCGTGCGCGTGGTCGACGTGCACCCCGAGTCGCTGACTAT encodes the following:
- the ilvN gene encoding acetolactate synthase small subunit, with the translated sequence MANYPATQPGSTRHTLSVLVENRPGVLARIAGLFARRAFNIDSLSVSPTERPDISRVTVTAEVDDVPLEQIIKQLNKLLHVLKIVDLDPATTVERELVLIKVAADESNRSDVLEIVRLFRVRVVDVHPESLTIEATGAGGKIDALLGLLDHYGIIELVRSGAVAVTRGPRALSEKVLGSEITGR